A window of Pseudopipra pipra isolate bDixPip1 unplaced genomic scaffold, bDixPip1.hap1 HAP1_SCAFFOLD_515, whole genome shotgun sequence genomic DNA:
AAGGAAAGCGAAATCCCTCAAAATTCCAGCCGGGTTTCCAAAGAGACAACTTTCCCTGGAAACGCCGCGCGGGGCAGGGGCTCCCCTGGCCAAGAGACCCCCggagcagggtttttttttctcccggGATGGATTTTGGGGAGGGATTTCGGGAGGTACAGGCAGCGATGCTGCgtttggaggggggggggggggaaggcgtCCCGAGGGAAAGGGACCCCCCCCGGCTGCACCCGGCGGGATTTTGGGGCAGCCCCGCAGCCTCCCGGGGCTGATCTCCCCACGAATCCCCCCACGAGGACTCGGGACCGGCCAGACCCACCCGCCCATCCCAAAGATTTCCCTTCCCCGGCTGATTTCCAGCCCCCCCCATGAGTTAATTGGGGCCGCGTGGTCCTTTGGGGATAGGGAGCAGCAATTAACACCCTAATCCAGCCCGGCAGCCCCATCACGCATATTAAAAGTGGGATTTTGCGGCGTGGGATGGTCGGGGCAGGGGAGCCGGGGCTCGGGAAGCGCTCCCAGCAAAGCTGCTTAGGGGCTAAAGCTTTATTAAATGAGTCGGGCACGGCGGCGGGATTTCGGGCGCTCATTAACGGGAAGCCCGCGCTCGGCGGTGCCGAGGGAAACGAGGGTTCGGGCAGGAAAACCTCCGGGGGCCGCTCGGGGATGGATTTCCCGGCTCCCTTTTGTCGCCTGCGACGGGATCGAGGGCTCGAGGGCACGAGGGGAGGGGTTAACGAGCGGGAATCGCCCCAAAAAAAGGGATTGTCGGAAGCCCTGAGCCCGCGGGGAGGCACCGGCGGCTTCTCCTCCCCAAAACGACCCCCCAGAAATTATTGTGGAGGGAGAAGGAGATGGATAAATGGGCTTTGGAGGCACCAAGGGTGGGAAGGGAGATGGTGGGGTCTCCAGGAGGTGACTTTTTCAAGCGATGGATAACTAAATAGATGCTGTAAGTACCAGGAGtgggcagggagatggtggGGTCCCTGGGAGGTGATTTTCTCAAGAGGTGGGTGAATAAATAGATGTTGTAGGTACCAAGAGATGGATAAAAAAATAGACTTTGTAGGTACCAAGAGATGGGTAAATAAATAGACTTTGTAGGTACCAAGAGATGGACAAATCAATAGATTTTGTGGGTACCAGGAGtgggcagggagatggtggGGTCCCTGGGAGACGATTCTCTCAAGAAGTGGGtaaataaatagatattttAGGTACCGAGGGTGGGCAGGAAGCCGGGAGATGATTTTCTGCACACGTGGAGCCCCTTTTCTGCTGGAATTCCTTCCCACCTCCTTGTCCCCTCGGTTGCAGAGCTCGGGGACGAGCAGGACCTTCTCCGAGGGCGAGGGGATGGCGGAGCTGGCGAGCCCCCCCTGGGCGGACGAGCTGGGCCCCAAAGCCGAGCCGGGGGCGGAGGACGGGGCCGGAGCCttcgggccggggccgggcctgACCCGGGAGCGCGACAGcgccgaggaggaggaggaggaggaggaggaggaggaggaggaggaggccgGCGGCGAGAAGCCCAAGAGGAGGGGCCCgaagaagaagaagatgacGAAGGCGCGGCTGGAGCGGTTCCGGGCGCGGCGGGTGAAGGCGAACGCCCGCGAGCGCACGAGGATGCACGGCCTGAACGACGCCCTGGACAACCTGCGCAGGGTCATGCCCTGCTACTCCAAGACCCAGAAACTGTCCAAGATCGAGACGCTGCGGCTCGCCCGCAACTACATCTGGGCCCTGTCCGAGGTGCTGGAGACGGGGCAGACGCCGGAGGGCAAGAGCTTCGTGGAGATGCTCTGCAAGGGGCTGTCGCAGCCCACCAGCAACCTGGTGGCCGGGTGCCTGCAGCTGGGCCCGCAGACGCTGCTCCTGGAGAAGCACGAGGAGAAATCGGCGGCCTGCGAGGCGGCCCTGAGCGGCCACCCCTTCAGCTACCAGTCGCCGGGGCTGCCCAGCCCCCCCTACGGCTCCCTGGAGACCCACGTGCTGCACCTCAAGCCCCCCCCGGCCTTCAAGGGGCCTGGTGGAGGCTCCGTTCGGGGCTCACCCCCCCGACTGCTCCCCCCCGCCCTACGAGGGGCCCCTGACGCCGCCCCTGAGCATCAGCGGCAACTTCTCCCTGAAGCAGGACGGGTCCCCGGAGCTGGAGAAGCCCTACGGCTTCCTGGCCCACTACCCCGGGGTGGGGCTGGCCGGGGCCCACGGGCACGGCCCCCCCTTCCAGGGCGCGGTGCCGCGCTACGAGATCCCGCTGGACGTGAGCTACgagcccttcccaccccacGCGGCCGggccccagctcagctccatcTTCAACGAGTAGCCCCCGCTCCGGAGCCCCGTTCCTGAGGTTTGGAGCGTCTCCAGGATGGACACGGCCCCGCagaggggcgggggggggtgaggggccccccctcccacccccgaGCAGCTCCGTGGAGGGTCAGCGGGTCCTCCCGCCCCGGTGCCCCCCCTCCggtgtccccgctgtccccaggAGCCGCGTGAACCTTCCCGGGGGCCAAACTCCGGCCGGCACCTCCCCCGGAGCTGCTCCTGAAGGGGCTTCACCCTCCAGGACGTCCCGCCGGGGGCTCTCCAGGGCTTGGGTCATCCCCTGCCGGGAGGCTGcggctcctcttcctccctccccggGGCGGTGGGATTGGGGACACGGCTctgtcctgcccctcctgggGGGGTGGGATTGGGGACACGGCTctgtcctgcccctcctgggGGGTGGGATTGGGGACACGGCTctgtcctgcccctcctgcccctcctggggggtgggactggggacacggctctgtcctgcccctcctgcccctcctggggggtgggactggggacacggctctgtcctgcccctcctgcccctcctggggGTGGGATTGGGGACACGGCTctgtcctgcccctcctgggGGGTGGGATTGGGGACACGGCTctgtcctgcccctcctgcccctcaggGGCGGTGGGATTGGGGACACGGCTctgtcctgcccctcctgcccctcctggggGGTGGGATTGAGGACACGGCTctgtcctgcccctcctgggGGGGTGGGATTGGGGACACGGCTctgtcctgcccctcctgcccctcctggggGGTGGGATTGGGGACATGGCTCCGTCCTGCCCCTCCTGGGGGGTGGGATTGGGGACACAGCTctgtcctgcccctcctgggGGGGTGGGATTGGGGACACGGCTctgtcctgcccctcctgggGGGGTGACCCATTCCCCTCCCTCATGCCCCGGTGGGACCGTGGTGTTCCCGGTCCAGCCCATGTCCAggtgggctggcagagctgggagggagctgggaaggagctgggaaggagctgggaaggagctggacaCTTGGCAGAGGaccagcagggatggagctcccTCATCCAGGATGGGGGTTCACCATCCAGGGGTGCTGGGGTTCCATCGGCCAGGGATGTCAGAATCCATGACCCAGGAGTACTGTGGTCCCTCATCCAGGGACATCACAATCCGTGCTCCAGGAATGCCGTGGTCCAGGAGTGCCGTGGTCCCTCATCCAGGGACATCACAATCCGTGCTCCAGGAGTGCCGTGGTCCCTCATCCAGGGACGTCACAATCCATGATCCAGGAGTGCCGTGGTCCCTCATCCAGGGACATCACAATCCGTGCTCCAGGAATGCCGTGGTCCCTCATCCAGGGACGTCACAATCCGTGATCCAGGAGTGCCGTGGTCCCTCATCCAGGGACATCACAATCCGTGCTCCAGGAATGCCGTGGTCCCTCATCCAGGGACGTCACAATCCATGATCCAGGAATGCCAAGGTCCATCAGCTGCAGATGGCCTGGTCCATCCTCCAGGGCTGCTGGTCCACCAACCACGATCCACCCTCCAGGGATGCCGAGGTCCATCCTCCAGAGGTGTCATGGTCCATCCTGCAGGGACATCCTGGTCCATCCTCCAGAGGTGTCATGGGCCATCCTGCAGGGACATCCTGGTCCGTTGTCCAGGGATGGAATGGTCCATCCTGCAGGGACATCCTGGTCCATTGTCCAGGGATGGAATGGTCCATCTTCCAGGGACAGCGATCCATCACCCAGAGACATCCAGGGACGGGGATCCCCCACCCAGAGACATCCAGGGACGGGGATCCCCCACCCAGAGACATCCAGGGACGGGGATCCCCCACCCAGAGACATCCAGGGACGGGGATCCCCACCCAGAGACATCCAGGGACGGGGATCCCCCACCCAGGCCCCTCCAGGCTCGGAGCTCCCCCGTGCCGGCCCCTCCACcgccctcctcctgctccccaacCCCCCCTGACCCTCACCCCTGACCTCCAACCCCGCGGGATCGCCGGCGCTCAGATCCAGAACCTCGGGATGGGGCCCTTCATCCCTCAGAGCATCCCAATGGGAAGAGGAGCCGCTGGACCCTTGGGATGGGGCCCTTCATCCCTCTGAGCATCCCAATGGGAAGAGGAGCCGCTGGACCCTCGGGATGGGGCCCTTCATCCCTCCCAGCGTCCCAACGGGAAGAGGAGCCGCTGGACCCTCAGGATGGGGCCCTTCATCCCTCCCAGCATCCCAATGGGAAGAGGAGCCGCTGGACCCTCGGGATGGGGCCCTTCATCCCTCCCAGCATCCCAACGGGAACAGGAGCCGCTGGAATCTCAGGATGGGGCCCTGGATCCCTCCCAGCATCCCAATGGGAAGAGGAGCCGCTGGACCCTCGGGATGGGGCCCTGGATCCCTCCCAGCATCCCAATGGGAAGAGGAGCCGCTGGAATCTCAGGATGGGGCCCTTCATCCCTCCCAGCATCCCAACGGGAACAGGAGCCACTGGATCCTTGGGATGGGGCCCTTCATCCCTCCCAGCATCCCAATGGGAACAGGAGCCGCTGGACCCTCAGGATGGGGCCCTTCATCCCTCCCAGCGTCCCAACGGGAAGAGGAGCCACTGGAATCTCAGGATGGGGCCCTTCATCCCTCCCAGCATCCCAATGGGAACAGGAGCCGCTGGAATCTCAGGATGGGGCTGTTCATCCCTCCCAGCATCCCAACGGGAAGAGGAGCCTCTGgaccttccccttcccccttccacGTCTCCTCCCGGCTCCCCACCCAcgtcctgcctcctcctgccccaacGAGTGTCTTAACCCCGGGTTATTTCTCATTTGCTGTGTCTGAGGGGTCCAATTCATTGGAAtgtgctccaagcccctcccgGTTTTTCCCAGCCGACTCCCGCGCCCGTAGTTGGGAATTAGCTTTGTGGAGACGTGTGGTTTTTTTGCGGTGCTGGTGCCCAGGATTATTTATTAGCcgttatttatttaatttatttccctcccttcccctcgcggcttaattttatttatttttgtatttttttttccggTGATAAACCCGATTATTTACGTATTTAACGTCAATTCCGATATTTAAAGGTCATTTCATGGattttcccctcccaccccccagctCCCGACTCCTCCTCGGATCTCGAGACGAGCAATAATTATTTTCGAGGCTATGCAACGATTATTTTTGGCTCCCGAGAAAATACCAGGTGACTATTTTTGATGTGCCCGTTTTTTTTGTACAGAGTTGGGAATTTGGAGGTGATTTGAGCTCCAGGGGAGGGGTCCCTGCCCAATTCCCCCCCCCACCTCGAGTCCTGGGGGGCTTCTTCCCTTTTgtactgaaaatgttttatccttttgtaaaaaaaaaattaaaaaaaaaagaaaaaaaagcagaattggAGGTTTTTAGCTCAAATAAAGTCGTGGTCTCGTTTCAAGCAGATTTGCCCCCGGGGTCGTTGTCTCATTTTTGGGAGGGGGGGGCTGCTGGATTCAGGGGTCCAGCTGGGATCCCTGATCCTGGAACTGGGCTCCAGCTGGGATCCCTGATCCTGGAACTGGGCTCcatggggtgctggggggatttggggtgtcaggacaggggtccagcacagccctggggggatctggggggatttggggaattTGAGGTGTCGGGACAGGGggtccagcacagccctggggggatctggggggatttgggggaattGGGGTGTCAGGACAGGGggaccagcacagccctggaggatttgggggatttggggtgtcaggAGAGGGggtccagcacagccctggggggatctggggggatttgggggatttggggtgtcaggAGAGGGggtccagcacagccctggggggattttggggatttggggtgtcaggacaggggaccagcacagccctggggggatctggggggaTGTCCTGCTCCATGAGGGGCACGTGGACAcgtccctcctgctccaggcaggacacagggacacgTTTTACCCTCTCcagacaggacacagggacaaATCCTGCCCTCTCcgtgcagggacacagggacacagggacacagggacacagggatgtaTCCCCCCCCGCTCCAcgcaggacacagggacacggggacacagggacacagggacacagggacacggggacacagAGATGTGTCCCCCCTGCTCCacacaggacacagggacacgTCCTGCCCTCTCCGtgcaggacacagggacacagggacacagggacacagggacacagggatgtgtCCCCCTGCTCCacacaggacacagggacacagggacacagggacacagggacacagggacgtGTCCCCCTGCTCCacacaggacacagggacacagggacacagggacacagggacacaagGACACAGGGATGTGTCCCCCCTGCTCCAcgcaggacacagggacacagggacacagggacacagggacacagggacacagggatgtgtCCCCCCCCTGCTCCacacaggacacagggacacgTCCTGCCCTCTCCGTGCAGGGTCACTCCGTGCCCACGTCCTGACTTCACCCCACTCCACCCCCCCCCGCGCGTCCCGACCCCCGCAGCACCCCCCGAGtcctcccttcccagctgcgaccccaaaaacccccaaacgCGGCGTCTGGCGatgcccccccccccggcccctcgcGTGGGGACCCCCCGCTCCACGtgccctgcacagctcagcGCGTCCCGCCCGTCCCCGGGCCCCGCGCCGGCTGCTCCGCGCCCGGGGGAGCCCCCGCAAGCTGTGCCCGGCTCGGGGGGGCTCTCCGGGGGCTCTCCCGGGGCTCCGGGAcgggggcagcggcggggggGCTCTCCGGGGGCTCTCCCGGGGCTCTCCGGGGCCTCTCCCGGGGCTCCCGCAGCTGccgagggctggagctgagAGCGGGGGCACGGcccgggcagggagggaggggagggaagggagggaggtgagggaggggaggggacacaCCTCGAGTGTCCCCCCTGGAAAgcggggaggggatgggatgggatgaggtgggaggggaggggatgggatggaaggggagggggaggggggtgaggtggggtgggatgggatgggatggagtgggatgggatgggatgggatgggatgggatgggatggagtgggatgggatggggatggagagaCCTGGGATGGAGAGAGGTGGGGATGGAGCGACCTGGAGGTGGGACGAGCTGGGATGGACCTGCCTGGGGATGGAATGAGCTGGGATTGACCCATCTGGGGATGGAACGAGCTGGGATTGACCCATCTGGGGATGGAAGGATTTGGGATGGACCTGCCTGGGATGGAAGGATTTGGGATGGACCTGCCTGGGATGGAAGGATTTGGGATGCACCTATTCAGGGATGCACCCACCCGGGCATGGACCCGCTGGGATTGCATTTCCCAGGGATGCCCCCCCTGGGGGTCTCA
This region includes:
- the LOC135408537 gene encoding LOW QUALITY PROTEIN: neurogenic differentiation factor 4-like (The sequence of the model RefSeq protein was modified relative to this genomic sequence to represent the inferred CDS: deleted 1 base in 1 codon), with the protein product MPARLHAWVGARLAQVPPPLPGGTFPGHSRLRSRGSGAAAGPGRCQTGKAVPAAQHLGPAVAVQPAVPPPVPRLLPPPPPPPPAPAEPSRERRDRGRTFPGLCGPRDRLGGVPGVAGGVRGGPGGRREEPGSVPSPRGRSRAGPAAGPDPRAEPSDQNRPSAELPQPGAPAAPRCPPVPPRCPPVPPRCPPVPPRCPPVPPGTPRYPPGAPPAPPPRPGHDERGRVTAGTRSCAQPRAGTPGTSGISAGVEVLMGKVTMMMSSGTSRTFSEGEGMAELASPPWADELGPKAEPGAEDGAGAFGPGPGLTRERDSAEEEEEEEEEEEEEEAGGEKPKRRGPKKKKMTKARLERFRARRVKANARERTRMHGLNDALDNLRRVMPCYSKTQKLSKIETLRLARNYIWALSEVLETGQTPEGKSFVEMLCKGLSQPTSNLVAGCLQLGPQTLLLEKHEEKSAACEAALSGHPFSYQSPGLPSPPYGSLETHVLHLKPPPAFKGLVEAPFGAHPPDCSPPPYEGPLTPPLSISGNFSLKQDGSPELEKPYGFLAHYPGVGLAGAHGHGPPFQGAVPRYEIPLDVSYEPFPPHAAGPQLSSIFNE